The following proteins come from a genomic window of Pyxidicoccus sp. MSG2:
- a CDS encoding c-type cytochrome, translating to MRWTGAAALLLALAACRERAEAPPAEAKAPAVEAKAPAVEAKAPAANAAQVERGRYLAEHVLGCVSCHTERDFGRFGGPMTGTPLAGACFGDGWELPGRVCAPNITSDPEHGVGRWTDVELLRALREGFGRDGRDLFPMMPYLELRALSDADARAVVAWLRQVPASPRATPRTQVPAEVSEELKGLAAPLTTAVAEPGPTPVERGRYLATVAQCAFCHSGPPGPGGPGPFAGGRATPTPHGAEQAPSLLLPPKGRLPPDEDAFVARFTAFREVADAPVRDGQLNRLVMPWRDFSGMREDDLRALYRYLKTASAPVAAKAGD from the coding sequence ATGAGGTGGACGGGGGCCGCGGCCCTGTTGCTGGCGCTGGCCGCGTGCCGCGAGCGCGCGGAAGCACCGCCCGCGGAGGCGAAGGCTCCGGCCGTGGAGGCGAAGGCTCCGGCCGTGGAGGCGAAGGCTCCGGCCGCGAACGCCGCACAGGTGGAGCGCGGGCGCTACCTGGCGGAGCACGTGCTGGGCTGTGTCTCCTGCCACACGGAGCGGGACTTCGGTCGGTTCGGCGGCCCGATGACGGGCACGCCCCTGGCGGGCGCCTGCTTCGGCGACGGCTGGGAGCTGCCGGGCCGCGTCTGCGCCCCCAACATCACCTCGGACCCCGAGCACGGCGTGGGCCGGTGGACGGACGTGGAGCTGCTGCGCGCGCTGCGCGAGGGCTTCGGCCGCGACGGCCGCGACCTGTTCCCCATGATGCCGTACCTGGAGCTGCGCGCCCTGTCCGACGCGGACGCACGCGCGGTGGTGGCGTGGCTGCGGCAGGTGCCTGCCTCGCCACGCGCCACCCCGCGCACGCAGGTGCCCGCGGAGGTGTCCGAGGAGTTGAAGGGTCTGGCCGCGCCGCTCACCACGGCGGTGGCGGAGCCCGGCCCCACGCCCGTCGAGCGCGGCCGCTACCTGGCCACCGTGGCGCAGTGCGCCTTCTGCCACTCCGGTCCCCCGGGCCCCGGCGGCCCGGGGCCCTTCGCAGGCGGCCGTGCCACGCCCACGCCTCACGGCGCCGAGCAGGCCCCGAGCCTGCTGCTGCCTCCGAAGGGTCGCCTCCCTCCGGACGAGGACGCCTTCGTGGCCCGCTTCACCGCCTTCCGCGAGGTGGCGGACGCGCCTGTCCGCGACGGCCAGCTCAACCGGCTCGTCATGCCGTGGAGGGACTTCTCCGGGATGAGGGAGGATGATCTCCGCGCCCTCTACCGCTACCTGAAGACCGCGTCCGCGCCGGTCGCCGCCAAGGCGGGTGACTGA
- a CDS encoding aromatic ring-hydroxylating oxygenase subunit alpha, protein MRSYREAFSSYWHPVAYASELKDRPLAARLLETDLVVWRTGSGVAATQRHCAHRGADLCAGEPTAEGLRCAFHGWTWGPEGACVRLPSRPGGPIPPSARLAAFRATERYGLIWVCLAPEPAAPLPHWPELEDGALAVVHLPRLDWDASAGRMIEIVLDVAHLSWVHRGTFGNPDEQEVPPYEVERREDGVHARIIYPALAPGLDGAPPKVDRTTLTYDVTLPFAARLAFKPTLFYAHTVYAIASPVSEEKMRCFYFATYHPRLRHFPDMFVKSELAILEQDRRVLEGVRPRAHPTDFAGEVHTPADRLPIEYRRGVLALRLGQHVDGPAPDGAGGMP, encoded by the coding sequence GTGCGCTCCTACCGCGAAGCCTTCTCTTCGTACTGGCACCCCGTCGCGTACGCGAGCGAGCTGAAGGACCGGCCCCTCGCGGCCCGGTTGCTGGAGACGGACCTGGTGGTGTGGCGCACCGGCTCCGGTGTCGCGGCCACGCAGCGCCACTGCGCGCACCGTGGCGCGGACCTGTGTGCCGGCGAGCCCACCGCCGAGGGCCTGCGCTGCGCCTTCCACGGGTGGACCTGGGGGCCGGAGGGCGCGTGCGTGCGTCTTCCCTCGCGGCCCGGAGGCCCCATTCCGCCCTCGGCCCGGCTGGCGGCGTTCCGGGCCACGGAGCGCTACGGCCTCATCTGGGTGTGCCTGGCACCGGAGCCCGCGGCGCCGCTGCCGCACTGGCCGGAGCTGGAGGACGGCGCCCTCGCGGTGGTCCACCTGCCCCGGCTGGACTGGGACGCCTCCGCGGGGCGGATGATCGAAATCGTCCTCGACGTGGCCCACCTGTCCTGGGTGCACCGGGGCACCTTCGGCAACCCGGACGAGCAGGAAGTGCCTCCCTATGAGGTGGAGCGCCGGGAGGACGGGGTGCATGCGCGGATCATCTATCCGGCGCTGGCCCCCGGCCTCGACGGCGCCCCGCCGAAGGTGGACCGGACCACGCTCACGTATGACGTGACGCTGCCCTTCGCCGCGCGCCTGGCCTTCAAGCCCACGCTCTTCTATGCGCACACCGTCTACGCCATCGCCTCGCCGGTGTCGGAAGAGAAGATGCGGTGCTTCTACTTCGCGACGTACCACCCGAGGCTGCGCCACTTCCCGGACATGTTCGTGAAGAGCGAGCTGGCCATCCTCGAGCAGGACCGCCGCGTGCTGGAGGGCGTGCGGCCCCGGGCCCATCCCACGGACTTCGCGGGCGAGGTTCACACCCCCGCGGACCGGCTCCCCATCGAATACCGCCGTGGCGTGCTCGCCCTGCGACTGGGCCAGCACGTGGACGGGCCCGCGCCGGACGGCGCTGGAGGAATGCCATGA
- a CDS encoding Xan family putative trans-acting RiPP leader peptide, which produces MASDGTTPVQAAPSVSSQRAAEPVPVEASAAAPEKLDEIEEIDFLLEEIESKIAPLALA; this is translated from the coding sequence ATGGCGTCGGACGGAACCACCCCCGTGCAGGCAGCTCCCAGCGTGTCGAGCCAGCGAGCGGCCGAGCCCGTGCCGGTGGAGGCCTCGGCGGCGGCGCCCGAGAAGCTGGATGAAATCGAGGAGATCGACTTCCTCCTCGAGGAAATCGAAAGCAAGATCGCCCCGCTCGCGCTGGCCTGA